The genomic DNA GTCTGCCGgcgggggggacagaggggggggaggggggtctctGTGTACAAGCCTCCCAAGGCCCTGGCTTACCTTGCGAAACAAATGGCCGTGTCGCTTACTGCCGTCTATGCCCCTCGTCTTTGTCACACTCCATGTACCGTGCGGACATCCTGTAGCCTTTATCTTTGTTTGTGAATGTATCGTGTGACGCCTCTCGTGGTCAGGTGGGCCTGGCActtcccttttctctctattCTGTGAACGTCGCGTGTTCATCGAGGCTTCTCCGTGTTCTCCATGCTGCAGCGTTCTACACAGAACCCCCACAGGCTGCCATGTTGTACACACGAGTAACCGTGAGTAGGCTAATGGTGCTCGAGTCTTTCTGTAGGGAAAGGCTGACCCTGGTTTGTTTATCTGGGTTTAAGGGCATTGGGCTTAAAACACTGCCAGCTACAGTAACTACCTGATGTCTCTTTGTCACTGCACACGTTCAGAAACGGAGAATCAATGGGAGCCTGTGCCATGGCCTCCACACTGATCTGATGGCACATCCATATTTGTTTGTAACTGATTGTGGCATTTCTGTTTGACGTGTCGTTTGTGCTTCTGTACACCCTAAATACCCTCATTTTTTTGTGTGACTATTTCTCTACCTTGTTTTGGGTTAGAAAAACCCAGCCAGGTGTTTGAAAACTCATGTACTGTATCTGTGACGACACTGTCCTTAAGGCAGCAGTATTCATTGTTTTGAAACTGAACGGTGAGCTGTCGCGAAATTTCTCCTGTCAAGTTCCCTTTCTGGCTTGTGACACTGTCAAAGATGCTGAACTTGCTCCaccatcaaataaaaaaagatttgaaTGACGATTCAAGCctctttctgtgtttgtgtgtctgtgaaagaCGGTGATTTTATTGGGCATGTGCATGAATAAATGTAGCTGGTGATTCAGCTGGTCTTCatgcacagcagtgtgtgtgtgtgtgtgtgtgtgtgtgtgaagagaaagACCACAAAGAAATCCGGCATTAGACTTGTCAAGAGAAAGACCACAAAGAAATCCGACATTAGACTTGTCAAATCAGATCTTTTTATTGTATCGATTTACATAAaatctacaaataaaaaaacggTCCTACAGCCTAAACAATACCCAACAGTAAACCTACTTATCATACAATCCAAAGTGCATTTAGTAAAAAGATAACTTTAAAGGAGACCTGTTTGTATACTCGATGAGTTAACTTTTGATTAGTACAATATGTTTGCCATGTCAACCACCACTTCCATCTAGCCTGTCACGGTGGTTGTGAGCTTGGAGTGAACCATAAAACAAAGCTACCTAATAACAAAGGAAGTAGGTGTATAGAAGAAAGTATAAATTATTTTCATCTTGCTGCCTTTGAGAAACAGGTCAGTTGAGACGATCTCAACACCTTtagaacagagacacagagagaggagctggGCAGTCGGAGGCTTCTATCCACTGTGCATGATTAAATGGTAGGTCTATTCACACTGACGAACTGAGCAGGTCAGCTGACCGGCCATTCAGGAAGTGCTCCAGCCCCTGGCGgatgggagaaagggaggatggTCGACCGGGAACTGCCATCGGAGGCTTCCCACACACGAGTAAGGAATCGGGAAAGGTTCAAGCCTCTGTCACTGTCTGCCTGTTGATGAACACTGGTCCTATaggccctccctgtcctctgccctctccctctgtccttcaaAGCCAGAGTGTAATCTTTCCTCTATGGAGACCTGAGTGATGCAGTCCTCCAATAGTACCAGTAAAACAAAGAATGCAAGGTCATCGTCACACGGAAGGATCTactccccctcccgcccccccacacAATGCCAGCATCCTGAGACTGCGGCGCTTTGTGTTCGAAATCCCATCTGATGTGAAAGACACGAGTGCTTTTCACTGTGACTGACATACAAAGCTCCTTCCATGATAACAGATGATGGCTTTGACTTAATGCTGTAATGCCTTACAGCCGGACCATAGCCTCTACGACAACCTGAATCTCTGGCCTGAGCACAATGCATATAGACACATGTTAGCAGTATCTCTGTTTGCTGTGGGAACTGCTAATTGGTACGTTTGGTCAAACAGGAGCAGAATCAGAATGATACACATGGCCAATATTCAACTTCGATTGGTTTGATTTCTAGTCTGCTGAGGTAAATCCACGGTTTGGTTTCCTGTCAAACCAGCTCAGCACTTCCCTCGAGGACGAGGGGGGATTCAGGAGAGAAGTACCCACACaggcaggacagagcagggtcagagagagaaggagagagaaatgtggacatgaaaaaaaacaaagaaaaaaacaagttGTACAGActtaaaagagagaggagagagggggaccgAAGGAAAGAATGCGTGCACATGTCCACAGGGGTCAGTAAAGGTCACTGAGGCCTGCGGTCTTGCGGGCTTTCTGCATGAGGGCTCGGAGCTGGAACTGCTTCCTGGAAAGCAGGCGGACAtgctgacggggggggggggagaagagaggcgtTACAAAACCATAAAACACACCTCTGCAGGATGCGACCTTGAAATAAAAGagcttgtgtctgtctgtgtgtatgcatcaCCTTGAGGAAGACCTCCAGGTCGATGACTCCCCTGCGCAGCGCCTCTCCCAGGTAGAAGATGGTGTCCTCGATGGCGTTCTCCTCGGCGTACAGGTTCAGGATCTGCTTGTAGAGGGGCGCCGTGGGGACGATGACGTCGTCGATGTCGTTGTTTTCCGACTGGTTCTCCATCTTCTCCAGGGCCTCGCTCAGCTCCTCATCCTTCTTCTTAAGCAAGTCAATGTTCCGGTCCACCTCGGACTTCACACAGGCAAATTGGACGATGAGATATTGACAACACGATGATACTGAGACAATGAGTACGGTATTGGGTGAGGTCAgacgagatagagagagagggagagagagagggagacagagagagagagagagagagagggagagggagagggagagagagatggaggggccTCACCACTTCCTGGTCCAGGCGAGTGACCATCTCCTCTAGCTTCTGGTGGCCCTTCTTCAGGTCCTCCTCGGTCCTCTTCAGAGCGTCCAGCTCAGCCTGGGCCCggtccatctcctccttcatcctccagcGCAGCTTGTCGCTCACCGCTGAGATCAGAGAGGCACGGATGGTGTCTTCACCGATGGTCCCATCCCTGCtaggacctggggggggggggggggtagacgaCACAAGATAAGTCTTATTAGCTTAaaatgctagacaacaacacaaGCTTCACTCATCTCTAACTGTTAGTACACCGGGAGGATTAGGTGTCCTTGTTTGGAGATTGGTGATTGGTGCAGGTGATTGAGTCTAGTGCCACAGGACAGTAGGTTGACGAACCAGAGACAGACTGGAGCATGGGACAGACATGGGACAAAGATGGGCCAGGAATAGGGACATAAGTGAGCCAGGGACAGAAAGGGTCAAGAACAGACCTGTGTCCCTGCTCAggtctgtgttcaatatcaaaAGCAGCAGGCTGGAGTCAGCATTGTGAATGTCATAGTTAATCTCAGCTCGGAACACTGACGGTTCGGCAGGCAACCttatctctcctccactcttcccCGGCTCCTATATATAGGAGCGCTACCAAAACACCCCGCACACACTGATCTGGAGCCAGCTTCGCGTGTGCCGTCCCTCATCATCAACAGGCTGTGGGTGGAGGCAACTGATCCCAGGTCTGGGGTTACAAGCCTCGCCCTCCCAGGTCTTATAAATAGCCCAGAGTGAGGAGGGGCGTTGTGATGAGAGGAGCTGGGTGGTGGCCGGGTACTTTGgcgtttggacccccccccccttcactcttTGGCCTTTTGTGGCCCCCACTCTGGTTACAGCCACGACCTTTCCAAGGCTGCCGGGCACTGCAGAGGGGTCATGCCGTGGTGGTTCTGACCCAGAAAGAAAGGCTATGGTGTGGGACCAGGGTCACGAAAAAGGTCAAAGGGCCATGAATGATAGAGGCATTGGCCATCGAATCTATCACTGACCTTACACTGCTTGGGTCTCCTCATTAAAAGGCATACTGACTCTTAACCTTCTTACCTAGTAGTTAATACATGTTCTGAAGCTCAAGTGTAATAGTAAACCATATTCTTCTACTGTTGGGTGGATATGCAGAGTGGTGGGCTTGCACTGAGTTATTCAAAaccccacctcctctaaccaggAAGTGGTGTGACTGCATACATACCGACGTTGGAGACGGGAGGCTGGGGGGTGTAGTGTGTAGGGCCACCAGTGGCAGGGTAagagtttcctccaggataCTGATAGGCTGGGTAACCACTACACACAATAACAGACATGTTAtagttacatacacacacgctctaTTCTACAACGTATACAACAATGTATAAATGACATGACCCCCCAAAAATATAAATCCTAATTTCATTCACGTCAAGATGCAATGCCATTTCAAAATCTTCAATATCTCTGAGATTTAAACCAAGGGCTAAGACCATAGAGGAGAGTGTGTGCAAAAGGAGTAGCAAGCTCATCGTGAGAATTTTTGTTTTACCAAGTAGATTGACAGAGATATGTCTGTGTTACCAGGAAGCTTACGTAACCACATACATGTCAGAACTGGTTTGAGGAGAGTGAGATGCACAGTGTAGGTGCaggaaggaggacagagagggggttgACAGACAGCTTACCCTGGGTTGGGGTTTGGACCATAAGGTGAGACTGCTGGCATACCAGGCATGTAGGATGCTGTTGAAGGGGACAAAAGGTACAGTCAGAGCTCAGCTGACCAACGCAATCTACTTCTTACTCAGTGTGCGAGCGCCGTCTGGTGTCAGATGATGGAACTACACGTCATTAATAAAAGCTTTTCTTTAACGTGTATTCATGTGTTGGATTAGCAGGCATTAATACAAAGCAACACACGGGGGGAGAGCACCCAAATGCTCTACCACGGATATATAACTCGTGAGCCCATGAGCCACTGATTTACGAACACATTCAAGTGTAAAAGTAGTCTTTTTGGGGGAGGACTTAGCATTCACATTACAGAGTGAGCGTTAGAGGGAGAAATGACTGACGGTTTGGGGGTCCTGCCGCCTGGAAGGCTTGGTAGGGGGCCTGGGTGGTGGGCCGGGAGAAGACGGGGGGCTCCTCCCCAAACACGACGATCATCACCTGGATCAGGCCGTACAGGTctgactggggctggggggaacacacactcacacagtcactCTATGAGGTCTCAAACACGTGGTGTTGTGCTAATCCACAAATGCACTGCGTTTCGTCTACTGTGAAACAAATCATGTTTATATTTCTACAGTTAGATTTACTCTGTTATATTCAAAGTCAGATTTAAAAATtcttcattcatttattcagaAATTTCATAGCTGCTCTTGAGTGAACTTCTACATTTTTACTGAAAGACACGAGATTCCTTCAGCATCAATAATGTGAACTGCATTGAAATACACAACATTCCATTAAAATGTTGTCAAATGTTTATGACTTGGGTTTACTGTAAGTTGTTGACTGCTTTTACATCATGCCTGACGAAAGACAATGAAAGAGTTGTAAGGCATTGCAACATCCTTTTTACATACGTGTTTCCACTCGTGAAGGTAGGGCAGGTAGATCTTGCCGTTGGCGTCTATGTGTTTGCCAGTCTTGATCATCATAGCACTGGTGGGCTTGACAAAGCAAATGGGAGGGTTGTAGGGATACGTGTCCAGGAGCCAAAGACACACTGGGATGTTGTAGACATTGCCTGTCAGAAGGAAACAGTGCAACATATATCATCAAAAAAACACAGGTAACCGTAGAAACTGAAACAAGCAAAAAAAATCACTACAAAGTGGTTTTCATAGtactgtttttttcttttctatattttgttttcaatcAACTGAGACTCCACCTCTACCACCATACCTCTGTAGCTCACTGGCACTGTCCCAGTCAAACTCATCAGGTCTCTTGTGGAGCCATCATTGaacactgaaagagagagattgacaaAGACTATTAGCTGTGTAGGCTGGAACATTGTGATGAGCAAGTTCGCCAGGGAACTACAGCCACGGTTGGGACATGAATTAACTTTACCATAGGCGTCCATGACAGGTTTCAAGTCTTTATATTGGGATATGACATTGGTTATCTCTCGGACAGTCAAATCTCTGTATTTGTATTGCTgaaaaacagaaagacaaacataaCATGAGTTGCTTAGCTAGCAAACATTATCACTCACTGTTTACGGTTTCACTGGCTTTATACATGTTACATACTAGTATTAGTTTGCTTAGTAACTAGATCGGAAGCAATGTTCTGGAAATACATTGATGTTACAACCCCAAATAACCTAGTTGCTAGCTACACACGTTTGTCTTTTACACGTAATTCCACTTGAGCACAAAAGTTGTCATAAATGACTTCCCTAGCTAACCTGAGCTAACCTGGCGTGTTTAATATGCTCGAAGAGTCGCTGCAGGCTAACAGTTGGCTAGTAGCAACCTATTGCCAATTGTTAAGCCTATTGATGTAGTTATTTGTGTCAGATCCTATTTTTGATTTCTCACCTTCAGCATTTTCTTCAGGGCACCTTCGTTGACAACTGCCATGGTTGGTGATATGATAGTACGTCTTCTTCCCAATGAACTATAGCaagctagcgagctagctaatGCTAAGCAGGTGTTGGATTGCCAACTAGCAAGCCCAGCCCAGGGCCCGGAACTATGTAGAACAAGGCCCGTCGGTGATCGCAAAAGTAAGACCAGCTGAGTTCTATAGAATAAAActgttttatttatattttcgtATTGTCCTGTCGGCCAAGCGGTCTAAGTTTATGAAAAAATCTCATAAATGTCACGATAAAAAATTCCAGCTGCTGCGATTGAGGtggtcaacaacaacaatagaGCTTTTCCTGTTGCCCTACCATACTGTATCCGGTCCTCTTGTTACACATTCCGTGTAACAAAAGGACCAGTGTTGAGGACCAGGAATCAGCTCTCAACACTCAAATCATTAGGGATCAGGGAATCAATAAACTCATAAACTTATTCAGGATCCTTCTCCACTGATAAATACTCactacatatttttttaaataaaatatagatTAGAAGTAAATAGATTAATTCATGCAAAAGGTTATCCCAATATTTATGGATTTATTGGAATATCAATGTACAATTTTACAACCACAAACAATTACaatacaaaatgtaaaacaatcCTACTGATGTCAATATGTACACAAATTAGGTCAGGGGGGAAATGCTTTAATATCAAGCACTCTCATTATTCTTTGAAACAAGTGGGTTGTGAAGGTACACAATTATTTCAAAAGATAAAAGGAATGTCCTAAACCTTACTACAGTCTGTAGTGCAGTTATCAAGTATTCAGTTATCATACACTATCCAGGCAACGTATGTTTTATAATGCCTGTTTCATAATGTTTTCACAATTAATGTTTTGTATCTTATTCTTACGATAGTATTATGACATTTCAGATACTCAAAATGCCGCAGCTTCAAGGCCATAGGATGGTGTCAAATTGAGAAGAAAAAACCCTAATGCTTGTTATCACACGCTAGAAATATTCAATGGTATATTTAACATGCAATATTCCTcagaacataaaaaaaaatactagcAGTTAGTTTCATTGTCTTCTTGGAAAGGAGGATCATCTTCACTGATCAAAGATATGCTGGAAGTTCCTGCATCTGAACTCGCCCCTGTGTATCTCTGGGATTGTTGTGAACCTTGCGAAAAGAAATTTTCCGTAACTAAAAGTATTTTACACAAATGTGTCAGAGTTACAAGACATGAACACACTGTAAGACAGATGAGTCTTCTGAATGTTTTCTCAAGTTGAATCTGAGTTTTCTGAACCTTGCTCTCATATCTAGCTGGATGAGGCTTGCTTATCAGTCTCTGCATTTATCTAGTGCAGGGTCAGAGATGTTTGTgcaagtgcgtgtgtgcgtgtgtatatgtgcgtgtgGTCGGAGGGTGGTGaatgtgtaattgtgtgtgagaCTCACAAGTAGCTTGATCAGGTTCCACACCCGGCCTAATACACAAAGGAGGAATCTCTCCAAATATTGCAGACATCACTTGGACCAGGCTGAACAGATCACACTCAGTCTGAAAAGGGTGCAGAGACTTGTTTAAATGGTGTCAAAATAAACACGTTGTCCTGTATCCTGACATAGGATGCACGACAACATGCATCTATGACTATGCAAGTCTGTTGAGTCATAGATGTGACCACATCCAGGCTGAGAGACGTGAATTACACAACGCAACTCATCAAGTTTAGTCAGTGTTCTCATGGTAAGTAAACCATAGCAGACCCCAACaatgctttttaaaacctttttcCAATTTTGAGTGCATGCTACGTGAGACATGATCACCTTTAAAATGATTGAGCACAGTACACTCTCTGCAACATACAAAGGTTGAACATTGCACCCACGTGTTTCCACTCCTCTAGGTAAGGTAGAAGGACTTCTCCATTGCTGTTGATGTGTCTGCTTCTCACAATCATCATCTCCTGGGTAGGTTTAACATAGCACATGGGAGCCGACCCCGGGTAACTCTCCTCCAACCAAAGTTGCACTGGGATGTTATACTTTTGACCTACACCAAAGACAATGAAACAAATTGGGACACTGAATCTCTAAATACTCAAATTAATATGCTTCATTTTCAAAATTGTTCTAAGATCTAATAGAGAATAATGGACCATAATAGGGAACTGAGGTTGGCTTGCAACAGAAGTCGTTTGTTTCTATATGGGAGAGTGAAATGGACAGTATGGCTTTGTGGTGCTTATAGTGTCATTAGTCAAAGAGGGTGATGTCATGCaagatacacagacacagttcCTGGTTACCATTAAACGTGACAGGAATGGTTCCTGTTAGGCTCATCAAGTCCCTCACACTTCCATCATTGAAAACTGGAAAAGCAAGACAGTCAGTTTGTCATTGTATATGTTGGTTCACAAAATGCCATACAACTCCTGACAGATCACGTCTAAGCACAAGACAGTCCGTACAGTATAGGTCATAATCGAGTAAAAACAGGAAGATACTCACCATATTTATCCATCATGGCCTGGAGACCTTTGCACTGGGAAAGTACAACCCATATTTCTAATGCAACGTGTTTCCTGTGATTATAAGTCTAGATAGAAGGAAGTACGTGTGTCAGGCAACACAAATGAGTCAAAGGTTTTGACAATGTCAACTTATGGAATACATAACTCTATCCCATAGGGACTGCCCATTTGTTTTGATGGGATCAAGTACCCTGTTTAGTAGAAAAACGgaataaacatacatttaccAGCTGTTATTGCTATTCACCTGACAAGAATACAGTATTCAGTTAAATACAACACGTCTATTTTCAAACAAATAGACTCTTACCTTAGGTATCATTTTCCGTAGTGCGTCCAGATTATCATTACCCATGATTATGTATCGTTGAATATTCAGACAGGATCCTACTTCTGTCTGGCGGGTAGTTTAACATCAACCCACTAGTGTTTTTCCGTCATCTTACCATAGTTTTATTGCCATGGTTTATGGTTAACCTCTGCCAACCAATCAGCTAGCCTCACAATTACATCACAGCTTATAAAATGGACTACACTAGTGAGCTGTTTGCAGTTAATTGAATACCGTTATCAAACAACTGTCTCTTGATGACCTACATTAATCTGTACTTCTGTGATCTACTCTCTCAGGACATGGTTGGGGTCAGGGGTGTTCAATATATTACAGATTTTACTCCACAGCCTATATTCTAAGCTAACAAGCAGTGCAGTCTTTTACTGTACAAATCTTACACAGTTTACCACAACATCTCTCACATAGAATGCCAGAAACCTGGCATAGCACAGTTACACCCACTTGCGCAACTTTGTGATGTGTTAAATGTTTACAACTTCTCTTTGAACTTTGACCAGAGGGAAGTCTACTGCTTTACCATGACGTCTGTACTGCAATGGTTGGAGTGAAAATGGCAGGGAACACCGTAGCATCCCACACGTCTGACAGTGTTCGACTGGTTCGTCTCATTGTTGCAGGCGATGGGATCACGTGCGTTCGAAGAACAACAAAGAGTtgaaggaaggagacagaggaatAGATGACTATAGTATAGCAGATTGTTAAAAACAATAGCAGATTCCACTTTTGGTAATCTCATATACAATAAAATTCTTCCAATTCCTCTTGTCTATAATTACACTACATAGGGCACTTACAATACTGTAGATGGCAGCATATCCTCAGTCTAAAGACAAATGAATCAGAGTGCCATTCCACCGCAAACTAGCTGGGTACAGTTCATAAGATGACAGGATGGTAGATGTAGGTAGTGGGGAAATAACTGCGGGGCCAGGGTGTGTTCATTTTAACATCTTTATTCCTGTCCTGCTATATATTTGCCAGTTTGCTTGAGTAAATACATCTTAAATAGTTAAAACAATTGACAATTTCACAATACATTTGAACCCACCATGTCCTCCCTAGCACAGTTGCCAAGAGAGAAGCAAGCCCTTAGTCATGATTATGTCCTTGTGCACAACCTCAAAAGTCCATGATTAGGCCACAAGATGTTTCTTCCCAGTTGAGACAATGGAACCTGTGTGTAGCTGCTGGTCTTTTATTTCCCTAAGGTTGGAGTGCAGCTCCTGTGTTGCTAAAATGGTCATTTACCTTCAGGCGTGACTCAGTGCAAGCTGGTCCAGGTAGGGAAAGACTAGAGGAACCAATCAAATAACGGCATACCTAACCACCAACTACATGTGGAACCCATTTGTTAAAACTGATTTAATTATCTGTTGCTGGACACAAATTTACAGACTATTGACTGGGATCAAAGATGAAGAGCACACTACTTAAAATTGCATTGTGGAATTATGGAACGTTAAAATATTAGTTGTTTCTTTTGAAAGTCATGAAACCTCTTTCCTTTCCTCATAAAAGACAAACAATATCTGGTCATTCATTAGTTAAAAACACATATATTCACAGTTTTCTGCCCAAACAAACCATCAACAATAATCAGATTATTAACAATGACAATAGGTACAGCCATCTTTAGAATCTCCTTCGACGAAACGCATCGTTTGACACAACCCCTGAGATTCATGAGACAATCCACCTCCTAACTGCTGTTCTCATTCAAAAAGAAAAAGGCTACATGTAGACCGCCATCTTAATCTCAGTCTCTTAAACCATCTTTTTTGTTGAGTTAAGAAATGCCCAAACGGTTGAGTGTCTCATCCTTAGACGTTCTagaggacagtcttctgaggtTGCTGCATCCAAGACTAGCTTCCCACAAATGTACATGGGTCTTTGTTGACTGGAGCCAAGCCAAGGAGGGCATACATAGGAGAATGACCCAGAACAGAGTACCTTGGGCTGGGGAGACTGCAGACGTTTTAACAAGTGTAATTCTATACAA from Hypomesus transpacificus isolate Combined female unplaced genomic scaffold, fHypTra1 scaffold_218, whole genome shotgun sequence includes the following:
- the tsg101a gene encoding tumor susceptibility 101a: MAVVNEGALKKMLKQYKYRDLTVREITNVISQYKDLKPVMDAYVFNDGSTRDLMSLTGTVPVSYRGNVYNIPVCLWLLDTYPYNPPICFVKPTSAMMIKTGKHIDANGKIYLPYLHEWKHPQSDLYGLIQVMIVVFGEEPPVFSRPTTQAPYQAFQAAGPPNPSYMPGMPAVSPYGPNPNPGGYPAYQYPGGNSYPATGGPTHYTPQPPVSNVGPSRDGTIGEDTIRASLISAVSDKLRWRMKEEMDRAQAELDALKRTEEDLKKGHQKLEEMVTRLDQEVSEVDRNIDLLKKKDEELSEALEKMENQSENNDIDDVIVPTAPLYKQILNLYAEENAIEDTIFYLGEALRRGVIDLEVFLKHVRLLSRKQFQLRALMQKARKTAGLSDLY
- the zgc:123278 gene encoding tumor susceptibility gene 101 protein; its protein translation is MGNDNLDALRKMIPKTYNHRKHVALEIWVVLSQCKGLQAMMDKYVFNDGSVRDLMSLTGTIPVTFNGQKYNIPVQLWLEESYPGSAPMCYVKPTQEMMIVRSRHINSNGEVLLPYLEEWKHTECDLFSLVQVMSAIFGEIPPLCIRPGVEPDQATCSQQSQRYTGASSDAGTSSISLISEDDPPFQEDNETNC